In one Candidatus Johnevansia muelleri genomic region, the following are encoded:
- the metH gene encoding cobalamin-dependent methionine synthase — MIIFDHYIDTLINTLSSRIVILDGGMGTMIQKYCLEEKDFKGYRFINSNKEIKGNNDILNLTQANVIKSIHIAYIEAGADIIETNTFNSNRISQLDYSMEYIVPELNMESVIIARNVCDKFYYETGIPRYIAGILGPTSRTASLSPDVNDPSNRNISFDKLCENYSEAAIALIDGGVDLILIETIFDTLNAKAAIYALYDLFENIGKNIPIMISGTITDASGRTLSGQTPEALWNSVRHANPISIGLNCALGAENIRPYIEELSKKADTFISVHPNAGLPNEFGEYDQTAKDMSKIIYDFAKNKILNIIGGCCGSTPQHISAIKLAVTCLQPRQIPVIDKICRISGLEALNITSKSLFVNVGERTNVTGSSKFKRFIEEKDYNSALEIALQQIQNGAQIIDINMDEGMLDSKTELVKFLNIIGSEPEICRVPIMIDSSKWDIIESGLKCIQGKSIVNSISLKEGEDKFRYQAILCRMFGAAIIVMAFDEYGQADTFDRKIEICSRAYHILVNELFFPAEDIIFDPNIFSIATGINEHNNYAVDFINATLWIRKNLPYSMISGGVSNVSFSFRGNNFVREAIHSVFLYYAIKSGMSMGILNAGQLSVYDDLTNELRNIVENVVLNRGKSGTEKLLEIADQYKKEDIIQIKKDLEWRLFDVEKRIEYSMVRGITTYIEEDAELARKLYKNPINVIEGPLMTGMNLVGDLFGAGKMFLPQVVKSARVMKQAVAYLIPYIKYKKNNDKNKGKIIIATVKGDVHDIGKNIVSVVLQCNNYEVIDLGVMVPAETIIKTAIDKKADIIGLSGLITPSLDEMIYVAKEMERQGFKLPILIGGATTSKSHTAVKIAPYYSAPVVYVTDASRAVGVTSNLLSKKKNTYVESIRKEYTNVRLRNAKRKPKLSDLTYAESKKRKFLIDWKNYTPQAPNFTGIKILNKYDLHEITKYIDWTPFFISWQLIGKYPHIFNDKVIGESARNLFKDAKNMLYKLINNNNIYASGVVGFWLSAVVDDDIIEIYADESRNKVINCIYNIRQQSSKFNKIICYSLADFIAPKHSGLIDWIGAFSVTTGHGVDEIAQQYEKFNDDYNAIMVKSLADRLAEAFAERLHERVRKEFWGYSPYEQFDNDALISEKYFGIRPAPGYPACPDHTEKSTLFDLLESKKNAGLTLTDNFAMWPASTVSGWYYSNPQSRYFSTGNIGKDQIIFLSERKCISINETERWLAPILSYNKA; from the coding sequence ATGATCATATTTGATCATTATATTGATACTCTTATTAATACTCTTTCATCTAGAATTGTAATACTAGATGGAGGTATGGGCACAATGATTCAAAAATACTGTTTAGAAGAAAAAGATTTTAAGGGTTACCGATTTATAAATTCTAACAAGGAAATTAAAGGAAATAATGATATTCTTAATTTGACACAGGCTAATGTCATTAAATCAATTCATATTGCTTATATAGAAGCAGGTGCAGATATAATAGAAACAAATACATTTAATAGTAATAGAATTTCTCAATTAGATTATTCCATGGAATATATAGTTCCAGAGCTAAATATGGAATCAGTAATAATTGCGCGCAATGTATGTGATAAATTTTATTATGAAACAGGAATACCACGTTATATAGCTGGTATACTTGGACCAACTAGCCGTACTGCATCATTATCACCAGATGTTAATGATCCTTCAAATAGAAATATTAGCTTTGATAAATTATGTGAAAATTATAGTGAAGCAGCTATTGCTCTAATTGATGGAGGTGTTGATTTAATTTTAATTGAAACTATTTTCGATACTTTAAATGCTAAAGCTGCAATTTATGCATTATATGATTTATTTGAAAATATTGGTAAAAATATTCCAATAATGATTTCTGGGACTATTACCGATGCTTCTGGTAGAACTCTTTCAGGTCAAACTCCTGAAGCATTATGGAACTCAGTTAGACATGCTAACCCAATTTCTATTGGATTAAATTGTGCTTTGGGAGCAGAAAACATAAGACCTTATATCGAAGAACTATCTAAAAAAGCTGATACTTTTATTTCTGTACATCCTAATGCTGGACTACCTAACGAATTTGGTGAATATGATCAAACTGCAAAAGATATGAGTAAAATTATATATGATTTTGCCAAAAATAAAATATTGAATATTATAGGGGGGTGCTGTGGATCAACCCCCCAACATATATCAGCGATTAAATTAGCAGTAACTTGTTTACAACCACGTCAAATTCCTGTTATAGATAAAATTTGTCGTATTTCTGGACTAGAAGCTCTGAACATTACATCAAAATCTCTATTTGTTAATGTAGGTGAACGTACTAATGTTACTGGGTCATCGAAATTTAAACGTTTTATAGAAGAAAAAGATTATAATAGTGCATTAGAAATAGCTTTGCAACAAATACAAAATGGCGCTCAGATTATTGATATTAATATGGATGAAGGAATGTTAGATTCTAAAACAGAACTAGTAAAATTTTTAAATATTATTGGATCAGAACCAGAAATTTGTCGTGTTCCTATTATGATTGATTCATCAAAATGGGATATTATTGAATCAGGACTAAAATGTATTCAGGGGAAATCTATTGTTAATTCTATTTCTCTGAAAGAAGGAGAAGATAAATTTAGATATCAAGCAATTTTATGTAGAATGTTTGGTGCTGCAATTATTGTAATGGCTTTTGATGAGTATGGACAAGCTGATACTTTTGATCGTAAAATAGAAATTTGTAGTAGAGCTTATCATATATTAGTTAATGAACTTTTTTTTCCTGCAGAAGATATTATATTTGATCCTAATATATTTTCTATTGCTACTGGTATTAACGAACATAACAATTATGCTGTTGATTTCATAAATGCGACTCTGTGGATACGCAAAAATTTACCATATTCTATGATTTCTGGTGGGGTATCTAATGTTTCTTTTTCATTTCGCGGGAATAATTTTGTACGTGAAGCAATACACTCAGTATTTCTTTATTATGCTATTAAATCTGGAATGTCAATGGGGATTTTAAACGCTGGGCAGCTATCTGTATATGATGATTTAACGAATGAATTACGTAATATTGTTGAAAATGTAGTGTTAAACAGGGGTAAATCTGGAACAGAAAAATTGTTAGAAATAGCTGATCAATATAAAAAAGAAGATATAATTCAAATTAAAAAAGATTTGGAATGGCGATTATTTGATGTGGAAAAACGTATTGAATACTCTATGGTTAGAGGTATTACTACTTATATCGAAGAAGATGCTGAATTAGCAAGAAAACTTTATAAAAATCCAATTAATGTTATAGAAGGTCCATTAATGACCGGGATGAACCTAGTTGGTGATTTATTTGGTGCTGGTAAAATGTTTTTACCTCAAGTTGTAAAATCTGCAAGAGTTATGAAGCAAGCAGTTGCATATTTAATCCCTTATATTAAATATAAAAAAAATAATGATAAAAATAAAGGTAAAATTATTATAGCCACAGTTAAAGGTGACGTTCATGATATAGGAAAAAATATTGTAAGTGTAGTGCTTCAATGTAACAATTATGAGGTTATTGATTTAGGGGTTATGGTACCTGCTGAAACTATTATTAAAACTGCAATTGATAAAAAAGCTGATATAATTGGCCTATCTGGATTAATTACACCATCTCTTGATGAAATGATTTATGTAGCTAAGGAAATGGAGCGACAAGGTTTTAAATTACCTATTTTAATTGGTGGAGCTACTACTTCTAAATCGCATACAGCAGTTAAAATTGCTCCATATTATTCTGCACCAGTGGTTTATGTTACTGATGCTTCTCGTGCTGTAGGAGTAACTAGTAATTTGCTATCTAAAAAAAAAAATACATATGTTGAGTCTATACGTAAAGAATATACAAATGTGCGATTACGTAATGCGAAACGTAAACCTAAATTATCCGATTTAACTTATGCAGAATCCAAAAAAAGAAAATTTTTAATTGATTGGAAAAACTATACTCCACAGGCCCCAAATTTTACTGGGATAAAAATTTTAAATAAATATGATTTACATGAAATAACAAAATATATTGATTGGACACCTTTTTTCATAAGCTGGCAATTAATTGGTAAATATCCACATATATTCAATGACAAAGTTATTGGGGAATCAGCCAGAAATCTATTTAAAGATGCAAAAAATATGTTATATAAATTAATAAATAATAATAATATTTATGCTAGTGGGGTAGTGGGATTTTGGTTATCAGCGGTTGTAGATGATGATATAATAGAAATATATGCTGACGAATCACGTAATAAAGTAATAAATTGTATTTATAATATACGTCAACAAAGTAGCAAATTTAATAAAATAATTTGTTATAGTCTAGCTGATTTTATTGCTCCTAAACACAGTGGATTAATAGATTGGATCGGTGCTTTTTCAGTTACTACTGGTCATGGTGTTGACGAAATAGCACAACAATATGAAAAATTTAACGACGATTATAATGCTATAATGGTAAAATCACTGGCTGATAGGTTAGCTGAAGCTTTTGCAGAAAGATTACATGAAAGAGTACGAAAAGAATTTTGGGGTTATTCACCATATGAGCAATTTGACAATGATGCATTAATAAGTGAAAAATATTTCGGTATTCGTCCAGCACCAGGCTATCCTGCATGTCCTGATCATACCGAAAAATCTACATTGTTCGATTTACTTGAATCTAAAAAAAATGCTGGATTAACTCTTACTGATAATTTTGCAATGTGGCCTGCATCTACAGTATCTGGGTGGTATTACTCTAATCCACAATCTCGTTACTTTTCAACTGGTAATATTGGAAAAGATCAAATAATATTTTTATCAGAAAGAAAATGTATTTCCATAAATGAAACAGAACGTTGGTTAGCACCTATATTATCTTATAATAAAGCATAA
- the nfuA gene encoding Fe/S biogenesis protein NfuA, whose translation MYYNSVLYDKKYKNIKITFLAQKYISDILFKKNIYGISVRVFVIYPGTPNVETCLVYCSPGEEEINDIKIQLKKFNLYIEKKSLPFLNNAVIDFNTHNIGGNIIINAPNTQIPYLKTSTLENKVNYVLYNEINPQLAIHQGGIKLINITNENVVLLKFTGGCQGCNIVNITLKNNVERTLLERIPELTGVIDITDHTDNINSWNYTN comes from the coding sequence ATGTACTATAATAGTGTTTTATATGATAAAAAATATAAAAATATAAAGATTACGTTTCTAGCGCAAAAGTATATTTCAGATATTTTATTTAAAAAGAATATATACGGGATTTCTGTACGTGTATTTGTTATATATCCTGGAACACCTAATGTAGAAACATGCTTAGTATATTGTAGTCCAGGAGAAGAAGAAATTAATGATATTAAAATACAACTTAAAAAGTTTAATTTATATATTGAAAAAAAAAGTTTACCATTTTTAAATAATGCTGTAATTGATTTTAATACTCATAATATTGGCGGTAATATTATTATTAACGCACCAAATACACAAATACCTTATTTGAAAACAAGTACACTAGAAAATAAAGTTAATTATGTTTTATATAATGAAATTAACCCTCAATTAGCAATACATCAAGGTGGGATTAAACTTATTAATATTACAAATGAAAATGTAGTTTTATTAAAATTTACTGGTGGATGTCAAGGCTGTAATATAGTAAATATTACACTTAAAAATAATGTTGAACGTACCTTACTAGAACGTATTCCAGAATTAACTGGAGTAATTGATATTACAGATCATACGGATAATATTAATTCTTGGAATTATACTAATTAG
- the rhtA gene encoding Inner membrane transporter rhtA (threonine and homoserine efflux system), translating to MEYKNIPLIILLIMSMLSIQSGASIAKNLFTIIGVQGTTMMRLFIASIIFTIIFKPWNSYYSIIKNWFLIMGYGISIGAMNLLFYMSLKILPLCISVSIEFIGPLSLALFSSKRLIDFVWVFIVIISIIILIPLKLLFHKKNIIGIFYGLGSGFFWALYIIFGKKATAKLDKKNILSIGIIIAFLFSLPFGLINSWKKLLSFKILYYACIISIFSTVIPYTIELIAINKLPIVTFGTLTSLEPVVAAISGLIFLHEKLSIIQGIALFAIILASIGSTLTIETN from the coding sequence TTGGAATATAAAAATATACCATTAATTATACTTTTAATAATGTCTATGCTGTCGATTCAAAGTGGAGCATCCATAGCTAAAAATCTATTTACAATAATAGGAGTTCAAGGTACAACAATGATGCGGTTATTTATTGCATCAATAATTTTTACTATAATTTTTAAACCTTGGAATTCATACTATTCTATAATAAAAAATTGGTTTTTAATAATGGGTTATGGGATTTCAATTGGAGCAATGAATTTATTATTTTATATGTCTCTTAAAATATTACCATTATGTATTTCTGTTAGTATTGAATTTATTGGACCATTATCTTTAGCTCTATTTTCATCAAAAAGATTAATTGATTTTGTATGGGTTTTTATTGTTATAATAAGCATTATTATTTTAATTCCATTAAAATTATTATTTCATAAAAAGAATATTATTGGTATATTTTATGGATTAGGTTCAGGTTTTTTTTGGGCTTTATATATTATTTTTGGAAAAAAAGCAACTGCTAAACTAGATAAAAAAAATATATTATCAATTGGTATAATAATTGCTTTTTTATTCAGTTTACCTTTTGGATTAATTAATTCATGGAAAAAATTATTATCTTTTAAAATATTATATTATGCATGTATAATATCTATATTTTCTACAGTTATTCCATATACTATTGAACTTATTGCTATAAACAAATTACCTATTGTAACTTTTGGTACACTAACTAGTCTAGAACCGGTTGTTGCAGCCATTTCTGGTTTAATTTTTTTACATGAGAAATTAAGTATTATACAAGGTATAGCTTTATTCGCTATAATTTTAGCTTCTATTGGATCTACTTTAACAATTGAAACTAATTAG
- the sufE gene encoding Cysteine desulfuration protein SufE — MKNKLIKEFSLFENCMDRYQYIIDLGKNLPKFPNEWKIQKYVIEGCQSNVWIHHTYNIKKIHFNGISDSSIVSGLIAILMQIYNDCTPNEIIAIPHNIIESIGINQHLSIKRNNGLHAMLKYIYATAYKYNNIKL, encoded by the coding sequence ATGAAAAATAAATTAATAAAAGAATTTAGTTTATTTGAAAACTGTATGGATCGTTATCAATACATTATTGATTTAGGAAAAAATCTACCTAAATTTCCTAATGAGTGGAAAATACAAAAATATGTAATAGAGGGTTGTCAATCTAATGTATGGATTCATCATACATATAATATAAAAAAAATTCATTTTAATGGAATATCCGATTCATCTATAGTTTCTGGTCTAATTGCTATATTAATGCAAATCTATAATGATTGTACACCTAATGAAATTATTGCTATACCTCATAATATAATAGAAAGTATTGGAATAAACCAGCATTTATCAATAAAACGTAATAATGGTTTACACGCAATGTTAAAATATATTTATGCTACAGCTTATAAATATAATAATATAAAATTATAG
- the hisI gene encoding Phosphoribosyl-AMP cyclohydrolase yields the protein MHKNLVSKFTIYFIINYIQWNLYGIIPVITQQYDNSEVLMMAWMNREALLETLGNGRVCYWSRSREKLWRKGELSGQIQLLKYAYLDCDGDSILLKVEQYGPSCHSGRHNCFYMHIYIDGANIVNKPLIENKLLYKNY from the coding sequence TTGCATAAAAATTTAGTATCTAAATTTACTATATATTTTATAATAAATTATATACAATGGAATTTATATGGTATTATACCTGTAATTACTCAACAATATGATAATAGTGAAGTATTAATGATGGCTTGGATGAACAGAGAAGCATTACTGGAAACACTAGGTAATGGTCGTGTATGTTATTGGTCTAGATCTAGAGAAAAATTATGGCGTAAGGGAGAATTATCTGGACAAATACAGTTACTCAAATACGCTTATTTAGACTGTGATGGGGACTCTATACTATTAAAGGTTGAACAATATGGTCCTTCTTGCCATTCAGGTCGCCATAATTGTTTTTATATGCATATTTATATTGATGGTGCTAATATTGTTAATAAACCTTTAATTGAAAATAAATTACTATATAAAAATTATTAA
- the dnaQ gene encoding DNA polymerase III subunit epsilon yields MRQIVLDTETTGLDHNQGHRIIEIGAIEIINRRITDRYYHQYINPECNIEPEAIAIHGITNKKVLNEPVFYKIADKFWEFIKCTELIIHNASFDINFIEKEFTILNKGWKIHNSCTIVDTLKLARKYHPGQRNSLDALCKRYGINKHRVLHGALIDAKILAEIYITMNCGQTVLFNDNIPCNKLNIINSIKRIKIKYGKLKVINPFNDEIIAHNEKLTKIRKNKVKCIWDTTIS; encoded by the coding sequence ATGAGACAAATAGTTTTAGATACTGAAACTACAGGTCTTGATCATAATCAAGGACATAGAATTATAGAAATTGGTGCTATTGAAATAATTAACCGACGTATTACTGATAGATACTACCACCAATATATCAATCCTGAGTGTAATATTGAACCTGAAGCTATAGCAATTCATGGAATTACTAATAAAAAAGTTTTAAATGAGCCTGTATTTTATAAGATCGCTGATAAATTTTGGGAATTCATAAAATGTACAGAGTTAATAATTCATAATGCCTCGTTTGATATTAATTTTATTGAGAAAGAATTTACTATTTTAAATAAAGGATGGAAAATTCATAATAGTTGTACTATAGTGGATACTTTAAAACTCGCTCGTAAATATCATCCCGGACAACGTAATAGCCTAGATGCATTATGTAAACGTTATGGTATTAATAAACATCGTGTATTACATGGAGCACTAATTGATGCTAAAATTCTAGCAGAAATCTATATTACTATGAATTGTGGGCAAACAGTATTATTTAATGATAATATTCCATGTAATAAACTAAATATAATTAATTCTATTAAACGTATTAAAATAAAATATGGGAAATTAAAAGTAATAAATCCTTTTAATGATGAAATAATAGCTCATAATGAAAAGTTAACAAAAATTCGAAAAAATAAAGTCAAGTGTATTTGGGATACTACCATTTCATGA
- the rnhA gene encoding Ribonuclease H, giving the protein MINSTQIYIDGGCLGNPGIGGWGVIILHKNHNIELKGSLQYTTNNRMEIIAAIYALCAITKTSYVHIWTDSKYVSNGITKWIYNWIKRYWKNINNKPIKNYEIWTKLFKYCKKHKIVWHWLKSHIGYPGNEYADMLANKAIKEFKIW; this is encoded by the coding sequence ATGATTAATAGTACCCAAATTTATATAGATGGGGGTTGTCTAGGTAATCCTGGGATAGGAGGTTGGGGAGTAATAATATTACATAAAAATCATAATATAGAATTAAAAGGAAGTTTGCAATATACAACTAATAACCGTATGGAAATTATTGCGGCTATTTATGCTTTATGTGCAATTACAAAAACATCTTATGTACATATTTGGACAGATTCTAAATATGTTAGTAATGGTATTACTAAATGGATTTATAATTGGATTAAACGTTATTGGAAAAATATTAATAATAAACCAATAAAAAATTATGAAATTTGGACAAAATTGTTTAAATATTGCAAAAAACACAAAATTGTGTGGCACTGGTTAAAAAGTCATATAGGTTATCCTGGTAATGAATATGCAGATATGCTTGCAAATAAAGCTATTAAAGAATTTAAAATATGGTAA
- the ribH gene encoding 6,7-dimethyl-8-ribityllumazine synthase produces MYNRIDNIFEGQLFDVNGRYVIVSGRVNYFIVENLIKGAINSLLIHGVDKKNIYIIYVPGAWEFPIVIKRILEILKPDAIIAIGAIIIGDTPHFEQIYSQCNSAINSLQLIFDTPITNGVLTVNTIEQAIERSGTKIINKGIEAAIAAMEMVSLLRKLSIT; encoded by the coding sequence ATGTATAATAGAATAGATAATATATTTGAAGGACAGCTTTTCGATGTTAATGGAAGATATGTAATTGTCAGTGGACGTGTAAATTATTTTATTGTTGAAAACTTAATAAAAGGTGCTATAAATAGTCTACTTATACATGGGGTAGATAAAAAAAACATTTACATTATATATGTACCAGGGGCTTGGGAATTCCCCATAGTTATAAAACGTATTTTAGAAATATTAAAACCAGATGCTATAATTGCAATTGGTGCTATAATTATAGGTGATACACCACATTTTGAACAAATTTATAGTCAATGTAATAGTGCAATTAATTCATTACAACTTATATTTGATACGCCTATTACTAATGGAGTTTTAACAGTTAATACAATTGAACAAGCAATAGAAAGATCTGGAACAAAAATTATAAATAAAGGTATTGAAGCGGCAATAGCAGCAATGGAAATGGTGTCATTGTTACGTAAATTAAGTATTACATAA
- the tgt gene encoding Queuine tRNA-ribosyltransferase — protein sequence MRFRLLSKIGRARYGQLIFNRGIVDTPNFIPVGTYGAIKGLNHDDLNAGGVEIILSNTFHLLLRPGLNSIIKHGGLHNFIQWKKPILTDSGGFQVFSFVNMIKIIEEGVYFNINGKNIFIGPEESVLIQRILGSDIIMIFDYCPPYPMTYKNAKTSMELSLRWAKRSHYAHVGSRSALFGIIQGSIYRKLRERSLLGLMDIGFDGLAIGGLSVGEPKQEMIKVLNYLPMLMPDNKPRYLMGVGKPEDLVEGVCRGIDIFDCVIPTRNARNGHLYTFKGIINIRNSKHKHSNFTVEKYCDCYTCKYFSRSYLHHLYHCKDILGAKLNTIHNIRYYQRLMANLRNAIKNGTLDYFVSDFYKCRMH from the coding sequence ATGCGCTTTAGGCTATTATCTAAAATAGGACGTGCTCGTTATGGACAATTAATTTTTAATAGAGGTATAGTTGATACGCCTAATTTTATACCTGTAGGAACTTATGGTGCTATAAAAGGGTTAAATCATGATGATTTAAATGCAGGAGGTGTAGAAATAATACTAAGTAATACATTCCACCTATTGCTTCGTCCAGGACTAAATTCAATTATAAAACATGGTGGTTTACATAATTTTATTCAATGGAAAAAACCAATTTTAACAGATTCAGGTGGATTCCAGGTATTTTCATTTGTAAATATGATAAAAATTATTGAAGAAGGTGTATATTTTAACATTAATGGAAAAAACATTTTTATTGGCCCAGAGGAATCAGTATTAATTCAGCGTATACTGGGTTCAGATATTATTATGATTTTTGATTACTGTCCACCCTATCCTATGACATATAAAAACGCTAAAACGTCAATGGAACTTTCACTACGTTGGGCAAAACGTTCTCACTATGCACATGTAGGATCAAGATCTGCATTATTTGGTATTATTCAAGGAAGTATATATAGAAAATTACGAGAACGGTCACTATTAGGATTAATGGATATTGGTTTTGATGGGTTAGCTATTGGAGGACTATCGGTTGGAGAACCGAAACAAGAGATGATAAAAGTTCTTAATTACTTACCAATGCTTATGCCTGATAATAAACCTCGTTATTTGATGGGTGTTGGAAAACCTGAGGATTTGGTAGAAGGAGTGTGCAGGGGGATTGATATATTTGATTGTGTTATACCTACACGTAATGCTAGAAATGGACACCTATATACATTTAAAGGTATAATAAATATACGCAACTCTAAACATAAACACTCTAATTTTACTGTAGAAAAGTATTGTGACTGTTACACTTGTAAATATTTTTCACGTAGTTATCTACATCATTTATATCATTGTAAAGATATATTAGGAGCTAAACTAAATACTATTCATAACATTAGGTATTATCAACGTCTAATGGCTAATTTGCGTAATGCAATTAAAAATGGAACATTAGACTATTTCGTTAGTGATTTTTATAAATGTAGAATGCATTAA
- the iscA gene encoding Iron-binding protein iscA, translating to MPNIFITSYAVNHINCAIKNRGTGIGIRISIKPSGCSGYSYNIDFADYINKYDYIFEQYGAKIIVDYNIIGILDFTELDYVIKGITHSFKFNNPNIKDECGCGESFSI from the coding sequence ATGCCTAATATATTTATTACTTCTTATGCAGTTAACCATATAAATTGTGCTATAAAAAATCGCGGTACAGGGATTGGTATACGTATTTCAATAAAGCCTAGTGGATGTTCAGGATATAGTTATAATATTGATTTTGCTGATTACATAAATAAATATGATTATATATTTGAACAATATGGTGCTAAAATTATTGTGGATTATAATATTATAGGTATTTTAGATTTTACAGAACTAGACTATGTAATTAAAGGAATAACACATTCATTTAAATTTAATAATCCTAATATTAAAGATGAGTGTGGTTGTGGAGAAAGTTTTAGTATTTAA
- the rlmN gene encoding Ribosomal RNA large subunit methyltransferase N — protein MINILGLCYEEMSDLFYRIGEKTYHATQLVRWIHYAGIIKFEKMTNLSNTLRKKLIQIAYIFVPKLYYEYKSKDGTRKFIIETNSGSFIEMVLIPDKYKNRITLCISSQSGCSIKCSFCSTGKQGLDGNLSSAEIIGQFWIAKHIINSKITNVVMMGMGEPLMNFRPLISSINIMLYKNAYCISKRRITISTSGVVPMIDLLGKYLDINLAISLHASNDAIRNTLVPINRKYNIQSLIDAGNRYLRKCSARMITIEYILIRGINDQNKHANELAKLLKKIKCKINLIQFNKIKNSRYESPVYKEVLRFQSLLYKHGYNATLRVIRGLDINAACGQLVGNIKYRTDRKNMYNINNN, from the coding sequence ATGATTAATATATTAGGTTTATGTTATGAAGAAATGAGTGATTTATTTTATAGAATTGGTGAAAAAACATATCATGCCACACAATTAGTTAGGTGGATTCATTATGCTGGCATAATTAAATTTGAAAAAATGACAAATTTATCTAATACACTGCGAAAGAAATTAATACAAATTGCATATATATTTGTTCCTAAACTTTATTATGAATATAAATCTAAAGATGGTACACGTAAATTTATAATAGAAACTAATAGCGGTAGTTTTATAGAAATGGTTTTAATTCCGGACAAATATAAGAATCGTATAACATTATGTATTTCATCACAATCAGGTTGTTCTATTAAATGTAGTTTCTGTTCAACTGGAAAACAAGGTTTAGATGGAAATTTAAGTAGTGCTGAGATAATTGGACAATTTTGGATTGCTAAACATATTATTAATTCAAAAATTACAAATGTGGTTATGATGGGGATGGGTGAGCCACTAATGAATTTTAGACCATTAATATCATCGATTAATATTATGCTTTATAAAAATGCTTATTGTATATCTAAGCGACGTATTACAATTTCTACATCTGGCGTAGTACCAATGATTGATCTTTTAGGAAAATATTTAGATATTAATCTAGCAATATCTTTACATGCATCAAATGATGCAATACGTAATACATTAGTTCCAATTAATAGAAAGTATAACATTCAATCTTTAATTGATGCAGGTAATAGATATTTGAGAAAGTGTAGTGCTAGGATGATTACAATAGAGTACATTTTAATTAGAGGAATAAATGATCAAAATAAACATGCAAATGAACTGGCTAAATTATTAAAAAAAATTAAGTGTAAAATAAATTTAATTCAATTTAATAAAATTAAAAATTCAAGATATGAATCGCCAGTTTATAAAGAAGTACTTCGTTTTCAATCATTGCTTTATAAGCATGGATACAATGCTACTTTACGTGTAATAAGAGGTCTTGATATTAATGCTGCTTGTGGCCAACTTGTAGGAAATATAAAATATCGAACAGATCGTAAAAATATGTATAATATTAATAATAATTAA